A portion of the Polaribacter cellanae genome contains these proteins:
- a CDS encoding N-acetylneuraminate synthase family protein — MTFIIAEIAQAHDGSLGMAHAYINAVAKTGCNAIKFQTHIAEAESSIHEPFRVKFSKQDATRMDYWKRMEFTLEQWKGLKNHCDDVGLEFMSSPFSNAAVDLLEEVGVKRYKIGSGEVNNFVLLEKIAQTKKPVIISSGMSSFEELDKTVAFLKSRNVEYSILQCTTAYPTKPTQFGLNVLQELKERYNVSVGFSDHSSSIEACIVATTLGAEILEFHVVFDKEMFGPDAKTSLTMKEAKKLVSAVKNIETALQNPIDKSDNSNFTELKSIFEKSLAVNKNLKRGSVITFSDLETKKPKGFGILASEYENVIGKKLNKDVNQWDFLNYEDITE; from the coding sequence ATGACATTTATAATTGCAGAAATTGCACAAGCACATGATGGAAGTTTAGGAATGGCACATGCATATATAAATGCTGTTGCGAAAACAGGTTGTAATGCTATTAAATTTCAAACACATATTGCTGAAGCAGAAAGCAGTATTCACGAACCTTTTCGTGTAAAGTTTTCCAAACAAGATGCCACAAGAATGGACTATTGGAAACGAATGGAATTCACTTTAGAACAATGGAAAGGATTAAAAAACCATTGTGATGATGTTGGTTTGGAATTTATGAGTTCGCCATTTAGTAATGCTGCAGTTGATTTATTAGAGGAAGTTGGGGTAAAACGATACAAAATAGGTTCAGGAGAAGTAAATAACTTTGTGTTATTAGAAAAAATAGCACAAACAAAAAAGCCCGTAATTATATCCTCTGGAATGAGTTCTTTTGAAGAATTAGACAAAACAGTTGCCTTTTTAAAATCGAGAAATGTAGAGTATTCTATATTACAATGTACAACTGCTTACCCAACAAAACCAACACAATTTGGTTTAAATGTACTTCAAGAATTAAAAGAGAGATATAATGTTTCAGTTGGTTTTTCAGACCATTCTTCTTCCATAGAAGCTTGTATTGTAGCCACAACTTTAGGGGCAGAAATTTTAGAATTTCATGTCGTATTTGATAAAGAAATGTTTGGACCCGATGCAAAAACATCATTAACAATGAAAGAAGCCAAAAAATTAGTTTCCGCCGTAAAAAATATTGAAACTGCCTTGCAAAATCCGATTGATAAATCAGATAATTCAAATTTTACGGAATTAAAATCAATTTTTGAAAAATCGTTAGCAGTTAATAAAAATTTAAAAAGAGGAAGTGTAATTACTTTTTCGGATTTAGAAACTAAAAAACCTAAAGGATTTGGTATCTTGGCAAGTGAATACGAAAATGTAATTGGTAAGAAATTAAATAAAGATGTAAACCAATGGGATTTTTTGAATTATGAAGATATAACAGAATAA
- the neuC gene encoding UDP-N-acetylglucosamine 2-epimerase, which translates to MSIKKICVVVTARPSYSRIKTALTAIKNHPELELQLVIAGAALLGRYGNAVDFIENDGFKIDEKVFMVLEGENPTSMAKTTGLGVMELANVFYRLQPDAVITIADRFETIATSIAASYQNIPLIHIQGGEVTGNIDEKVRHANTKLADLHLVASEDAKERILKMGENPKMIFNTGCPSIDLASEIKNNPKLDFDPIEKYGGVGAETKWKDEGYIVVMQHPVTTEYASARKDVEQTLQAVYELNIPTFWFWPNVDAGSDGTSNGIRTFREIKKPENIHFFKNMEPQDFLKLLINSKCLIGNSSAGIRECSYLGVPVVNIGSRQNRRQRGNNVLNSSYDKNEIIKAIENRISVKNITSENIYGDGKSGDRIADILANTELSFHKTIMY; encoded by the coding sequence ATGTCGATAAAAAAAATATGTGTAGTTGTAACTGCAAGACCGTCTTACAGTAGGATAAAAACAGCTTTAACAGCCATAAAAAATCACCCAGAATTAGAGTTACAATTGGTAATTGCAGGTGCTGCTTTATTAGGTAGATATGGAAATGCTGTCGATTTTATTGAAAATGATGGTTTTAAAATTGATGAAAAAGTTTTTATGGTTTTAGAAGGAGAAAACCCAACTTCAATGGCAAAAACAACAGGTTTGGGCGTAATGGAATTGGCAAATGTTTTTTACCGATTGCAACCAGACGCTGTTATTACAATTGCCGATCGTTTTGAAACAATTGCAACAAGTATTGCTGCTTCCTATCAAAATATTCCGTTAATACACATTCAAGGAGGAGAAGTTACAGGAAATATTGATGAAAAAGTACGGCACGCAAACACAAAATTAGCCGATTTACATTTGGTAGCTTCTGAAGATGCAAAAGAACGGATTTTAAAAATGGGAGAAAATCCTAAAATGATTTTTAATACAGGTTGTCCGTCTATAGATTTAGCTTCTGAAATTAAAAATAATCCTAAACTAGATTTTGATCCTATAGAAAAATATGGTGGTGTTGGAGCCGAAACAAAATGGAAAGATGAAGGTTACATTGTAGTAATGCAACATCCTGTAACTACAGAATATGCATCTGCCAGAAAAGATGTTGAACAAACTTTACAGGCAGTTTACGAATTAAATATTCCTACTTTTTGGTTTTGGCCAAATGTAGATGCTGGTTCAGATGGAACTTCAAATGGAATTAGAACTTTTAGAGAAATTAAAAAGCCAGAAAATATACATTTCTTTAAAAATATGGAACCGCAAGATTTTTTAAAATTATTAATAAATAGTAAATGTTTAATTGGTAATTCTAGTGCTGGTATTCGCGAATGTTCTTATTTAGGAGTTCCAGTTGTAAATATAGGAAGTCGTCAAAATAGAAGGCAAAGAGGAAATAACGTACTAAACTCTAGTTACGATAAAAATGAAATTATAAAAGCGATAGAAAACAGAATATCAGTAAAAAATATTACTTCAGAAAACATTTATGGAGATGGAAAATCTGGAGATAGAATTGCAGATATTTTGGCAAATACTGAATTAAGTTTTCATAAAACAATTATGTATTAA
- a CDS encoding acylneuraminate cytidylyltransferase family protein: MKILGIIPARGGSKGVPRKNIKLLGGKPLIAYTAEVALKSKFIDTLILSSENEEIIEVAKSLNIEVPFKRPTNLALDASPTLPVILHALEFYKNQNIYFDAVCLLQTTSPFRTVMFLDKAVQTFIEKDTDSLFSVQQVPHEYNPHWVFEEKGDKTLQIATGEKKIITRRQDLPKAFHRDGSIYVTKTNVLLEQKSLFGNSISYIESPKEWYVNIDTLNDWEKAEKIIKNNFIT; encoded by the coding sequence ATGAAAATATTAGGAATTATACCTGCAAGAGGAGGCTCTAAAGGAGTTCCACGTAAAAATATTAAATTATTAGGAGGGAAGCCATTAATAGCATACACAGCTGAAGTTGCTTTAAAAAGTAAATTTATAGATACCTTAATTTTAAGCTCGGAAAACGAAGAAATAATAGAGGTAGCCAAATCTTTAAATATTGAAGTCCCTTTTAAAAGACCAACAAATTTAGCATTAGACGCTTCACCAACTTTGCCAGTTATTTTGCATGCTTTAGAGTTTTATAAAAATCAAAATATATATTTCGATGCTGTTTGTTTATTGCAAACCACAAGTCCTTTTAGAACTGTTATGTTTTTAGATAAAGCAGTACAAACTTTTATAGAAAAAGACACGGATTCTTTATTTTCTGTACAACAAGTTCCTCATGAATACAATCCTCATTGGGTTTTTGAAGAAAAAGGAGATAAAACTTTACAAATTGCGACTGGCGAAAAGAAAATTATTACTCGAAGACAAGATTTACCCAAAGCATTTCATAGAGATGGAAGCATTTATGTTACTAAAACAAATGTTTTATTAGAGCAAAAATCTTTATTTGGCAATAGCATTTCTTACATAGAATCTCCAAAAGAATGGTATGTAAATATTGACACCTTAAACGATTGGGAAAAAGCGGAAAAAATAATTAAAAATAATTTTATTACTTAA